One Cryobacterium psychrophilum DNA segment encodes these proteins:
- a CDS encoding FUSC family protein, with translation MANPAARDPAEGARRSGPETLAQWVRSLRAFHFEVASRAALSVALPLVVLLLTDHLDWAAYAAFGAMTSLFGRNEPYRVRMRTVTVAALLMLTFITFALVLAVAQAPLFVLTLGLVAVLAVGIIVASTAGLFPATPVFFVFGYAVVAQLPTPGDEFWPRFLVAVAAASFAWTLTMSGWLLRRVAGERSDALFKNLLYGALVRPAAYRDRRVWFSVAQNVVGALLAGGLAMAAGIGHPYWAVVSVVAVLPPPGAAHSVSRAFHRIIGTAIGVVIAGLVLVPGPPVFVLIAVIAICQFGAEMLIGRHYGAALLFVTPLALTVVHLTSPAPVHTLLIDRVIETTLGGGIALAIVLLVQAAARRRKPRPPLS, from the coding sequence GTGGCGAACCCGGCGGCACGGGACCCCGCCGAGGGCGCCCGGCGCTCGGGTCCGGAGACGCTCGCGCAGTGGGTTCGGTCGCTGCGGGCGTTCCACTTTGAGGTGGCGTCGCGTGCGGCGCTCTCCGTGGCCCTTCCGCTGGTCGTGCTGCTGCTCACCGACCACCTCGATTGGGCTGCGTACGCCGCGTTCGGCGCCATGACCTCGCTTTTCGGTCGCAACGAACCTTACCGAGTACGGATGCGCACGGTCACCGTGGCCGCGCTCCTCATGTTGACCTTCATCACGTTCGCGCTTGTGCTCGCGGTCGCGCAGGCGCCGTTGTTCGTGCTCACCCTCGGGCTCGTGGCCGTGCTCGCCGTGGGCATTATTGTGGCGTCCACGGCCGGCCTTTTTCCGGCCACACCCGTGTTTTTCGTGTTCGGCTACGCGGTGGTCGCGCAGCTACCCACTCCCGGCGACGAGTTCTGGCCGCGGTTTCTTGTGGCCGTCGCCGCCGCGAGCTTCGCGTGGACGCTCACCATGTCGGGCTGGCTGCTGCGCCGTGTCGCGGGCGAGCGGTCCGACGCCCTGTTCAAGAACCTGCTGTACGGCGCGCTCGTACGTCCCGCTGCCTATCGAGACCGCCGGGTGTGGTTCTCCGTCGCGCAGAACGTGGTGGGCGCCCTGCTGGCCGGCGGCCTGGCCATGGCGGCCGGCATCGGGCATCCGTATTGGGCGGTTGTGAGCGTCGTGGCCGTGCTGCCGCCGCCGGGTGCCGCCCACTCGGTGTCGCGGGCGTTCCACCGCATCATCGGAACCGCAATCGGCGTCGTCATCGCCGGGCTTGTGCTGGTTCCCGGCCCGCCGGTGTTCGTGCTCATCGCCGTGATAGCCATCTGCCAGTTCGGCGCCGAGATGCTCATTGGTCGGCACTACGGTGCCGCGTTGCTGTTCGTCACGCCGCTCGCCCTCACCGTGGTGCACCTCACGAGCCCGGCGCCGGTGCACACGCTGCTCATCGATCGCGTCATCGAGACCACGCTCGGCGGCGGAATCGCCCTCGCGATCGTGCTGCTCGTACAGGCGGCCGCGCGTCGCAGAAAGCCTCGCCCCCCGCTGTCCTGA
- a CDS encoding MarR family winged helix-turn-helix transcriptional regulator, with translation MPEDSPTEPRWLNDDERTAWLRLIAVTMLLPSRLESELKRDSGVSHFEYYVLAMISENDARSLPLTELASRTNSSLSRLSHVLARLERQGFLTRCASRRDARASVANLTEEGWAKVVASAPGHVEEVRTVVFDPLTARQVTQLSDICGRLLSTLDPDHRLLGLE, from the coding sequence ATGCCCGAAGACAGCCCAACCGAACCCCGCTGGTTGAACGACGACGAGCGCACCGCCTGGTTGCGCCTGATCGCGGTGACCATGCTGCTGCCGAGCCGCTTGGAGTCCGAACTCAAACGAGACTCAGGCGTGAGCCACTTCGAGTACTACGTGCTCGCCATGATCTCCGAGAACGACGCCCGGTCGCTACCGCTGACCGAACTCGCCTCGCGAACGAACTCCTCACTCTCCCGACTGTCCCATGTGTTGGCCCGGCTCGAACGGCAGGGGTTTCTCACGCGCTGCGCGTCGAGGAGGGACGCCCGAGCCTCCGTGGCGAATCTCACCGAGGAGGGATGGGCGAAGGTCGTGGCGAGCGCTCCCGGGCACGTCGAGGAGGTGCGTACGGTCGTGTTCGACCCGCTCACGGCCCGCCAGGTGACGCAACTCAGCGACATCTGTGGTCGCCTGCTGAGCACCCTCGACCCCGACCACCGCCTGCTCGGCCTGGAGTAG
- a CDS encoding FMN-binding protein: MRARAVMAAAAASLAVMGIGLELGMGQINATQNLAGPVGNATTLTTSGAAPAATATPTPTSSADAGGTAVSDAAASGTFAGSSVQTRFGNMQVSVTIDAGAITEVTALQLTNHDGRSVQISNYAAPILRSEVLSAQSANVKGVSGATYTSSGYLQSLQSALDSAGF, encoded by the coding sequence GTGAGAGCACGCGCCGTGATGGCCGCCGCCGCCGCGTCCCTGGCGGTCATGGGAATCGGCCTCGAGCTGGGCATGGGCCAGATCAATGCCACGCAGAACCTCGCCGGACCCGTCGGGAACGCGACAACCCTGACCACGTCGGGGGCGGCTCCCGCGGCGACAGCCACGCCGACACCCACGTCGTCAGCGGATGCCGGCGGCACAGCCGTGAGCGACGCCGCGGCATCCGGAACCTTCGCCGGATCGAGCGTCCAGACCCGATTCGGAAACATGCAGGTCTCGGTCACCATCGACGCCGGCGCGATCACCGAGGTGACGGCCCTGCAACTGACCAACCACGACGGCCGCTCGGTGCAGATCAGCAACTATGCCGCGCCCATCCTGCGCTCAGAGGTGCTGTCGGCGCAGTCGGCGAACGTGAAGGGTGTCAGCGGCGCAACCTACACGAGCAGTGGCTACCTGCAATCGCTGCAGTCGGCCCTCGACTCTGCCGGGTTCTAG
- a CDS encoding APC family permease: protein MSEDASAQKGIGDAEHLKVLGYEDSFRRSMSLWANFALGFTYLSPLVGVYSLFALALSTGGPPSIFWLLIVGTGQLLVALIFGEVVSQYPIAGGIYPWTRRLWGKRYAWMASWVYIWALIVTITAVAEFGSGFLGSLIDAPVTKEVTLGLTVLLLLVAFGFNFSGTKMLGRVARIGLAAELIGVIGVGLYLLIFQRKQEFSVFFDGMGVQGDGSYLAAFLGAALAGLFLFYGFEACGDVAEEVTNPAKRIPTAMIMTILVGGVSALFSFGGYVMAAPDLQAIVNGSIADPIPAILESSLGPVGAKLFLVVAVLAFLSCVLSLQAAASRLLFSFGRDGMIPGHAWISHVSARRAVPVNALIVACSIPLLLSVFIYVGGNSLLTQITSFAVIGIYAAFQAVVLAALRQRIKGWRPAGPFNLGLIGGYVVNIGALVYGIFAMILLAVPGSSGVFLDDWIVLIGFGVVVVSGLLYLFIGKPHSASRQPEGDAIAIAALLRAHPDHADHP, encoded by the coding sequence ATGTCTGAAGATGCATCCGCCCAGAAGGGGATCGGCGACGCCGAACACCTCAAGGTGCTCGGTTACGAAGACTCCTTCCGCCGCTCCATGTCCCTCTGGGCAAACTTCGCCCTCGGCTTCACGTATCTCTCCCCGCTGGTCGGCGTCTACTCGCTGTTCGCGCTCGCGCTGAGCACGGGCGGTCCGCCCTCTATCTTCTGGCTCCTCATCGTCGGCACCGGCCAGCTACTCGTTGCCCTCATCTTTGGGGAGGTGGTGTCGCAGTACCCAATCGCCGGCGGCATCTACCCGTGGACCAGGCGTCTCTGGGGCAAACGCTACGCATGGATGGCATCCTGGGTCTATATCTGGGCGCTCATCGTGACGATTACAGCGGTCGCTGAGTTCGGCAGCGGGTTCCTCGGCAGCCTGATCGACGCGCCCGTCACGAAGGAAGTAACCCTGGGCTTGACCGTGCTGCTGTTGCTCGTCGCGTTTGGATTCAACTTCTCGGGCACGAAGATGCTGGGCCGCGTCGCCCGGATCGGCCTCGCCGCCGAACTGATCGGCGTGATCGGTGTTGGGCTGTACCTGTTGATCTTCCAACGCAAACAGGAATTCAGTGTGTTCTTCGACGGCATGGGAGTTCAGGGCGACGGAAGCTACTTGGCAGCCTTCCTCGGGGCTGCGCTGGCCGGCCTCTTTCTGTTCTACGGGTTCGAAGCGTGCGGCGACGTTGCTGAGGAGGTAACGAACCCTGCGAAGCGCATCCCGACGGCCATGATTATGACGATCCTCGTCGGCGGCGTCTCGGCCCTATTTTCTTTCGGCGGCTACGTCATGGCCGCACCCGATCTGCAAGCCATCGTCAATGGCTCCATCGCTGATCCGATACCGGCGATCCTCGAGTCGTCATTGGGACCCGTGGGCGCCAAGTTATTCCTCGTAGTTGCCGTGCTCGCTTTCCTGTCCTGCGTGCTGAGCCTACAGGCCGCCGCCAGTCGCCTCCTCTTCTCGTTCGGGAGGGACGGGATGATCCCCGGCCACGCCTGGATATCACACGTGTCCGCACGCCGGGCCGTTCCGGTAAACGCACTCATTGTGGCGTGCTCGATCCCTCTGCTGCTTTCCGTTTTCATCTACGTCGGGGGCAACAGCCTGCTCACCCAGATCACGTCATTCGCCGTGATCGGCATCTACGCCGCATTCCAGGCCGTCGTGCTCGCTGCTCTCCGGCAGCGCATCAAGGGCTGGCGGCCGGCGGGCCCATTCAACCTGGGGTTGATCGGTGGGTATGTCGTGAACATAGGAGCCCTCGTGTACGGGATCTTCGCGATGATTCTTTTGGCCGTGCCCGGCTCGAGCGGCGTTTTTCTCGACGACTGGATCGTGCTGATCGGATTTGGGGTCGTTGTGGTGAGCGGCCTTCTCTACCTGTTCATCGGCAAGCCGCACAGCGCCTCGCGACAGCCGGAGGGTGACGCGATCGCCATCGCCGCGCTCCTCCGAGCGCACCCGGACCACGCCGACCACCCCTAG
- a CDS encoding ferredoxin reductase family protein translates to MSLDTRKPRTSVVRGRLVHPAYPKRMRLAGRLQVACITSVAVVIAIFLADGGVGRFGTAADAFTSLGILSGLVGTDLLLIMMVLAARLPPIDRAFGHDRAMALHQSLGKPTLYLILAHAALLITGYALLENINVFAETWSMLTTLPDMPLAFIGFGLMILVVVTSVVVVRRRFRYEAWHAVHVLSYAAVLVAIPHQLSVGALLSDGTIAHYYWLALYSAVAGSIVLFRFVLPVWRSLRHGLVVDSIDHVAPGVVSISLTGRHLNQLRAISGQFFIWRFWAKGLWWQAHPFSLSAAPNGRSLRITVRGLGDASAELPRLRRGTRVSFEGPYGLFTENARTSPRVVLIAAGIGVAPIRSLLETVSFAPGNATVILRSHAAGDTYLVDELTDLCRVRGAELRIIAGRRPEGISSWLPADAARAGTTLRTIVPEIKHSDIYICGPRPWTDAVVRDARSGGVPKEQIHYERFDW, encoded by the coding sequence ATGAGCCTCGATACCCGCAAACCCCGCACCTCGGTTGTACGAGGGCGTCTTGTGCACCCGGCCTACCCGAAGCGGATGCGCCTGGCCGGCCGACTGCAGGTCGCCTGCATCACCTCCGTTGCCGTCGTCATCGCCATCTTCCTCGCCGATGGGGGCGTCGGCCGGTTCGGTACCGCAGCGGACGCCTTCACGTCGCTCGGCATCCTCTCCGGACTCGTGGGAACAGACCTGCTCCTGATCATGATGGTTCTGGCGGCGCGGCTCCCTCCGATCGACCGTGCCTTCGGGCACGACCGGGCGATGGCCCTGCACCAGTCACTCGGCAAGCCGACGCTGTACCTGATTCTTGCCCACGCCGCCCTGCTGATCACCGGCTATGCCCTGCTCGAAAACATCAACGTCTTCGCCGAGACCTGGAGCATGCTCACGACCCTGCCGGACATGCCGCTCGCCTTCATCGGCTTCGGGCTCATGATCCTCGTCGTCGTGACCAGCGTCGTGGTCGTGCGGCGCAGGTTTCGATATGAGGCGTGGCACGCCGTGCACGTGCTGTCTTATGCCGCGGTTCTCGTCGCGATTCCGCACCAGCTGAGCGTCGGGGCCTTGCTGTCTGACGGCACGATCGCGCACTACTATTGGCTCGCGCTCTACAGTGCCGTCGCCGGCTCGATTGTGCTGTTTCGGTTCGTGCTCCCGGTCTGGCGCTCACTGCGCCATGGCCTGGTCGTCGACAGCATCGACCACGTGGCACCGGGCGTGGTCTCCATCAGCCTCACCGGGCGGCACCTCAACCAGCTGCGCGCGATATCGGGCCAGTTCTTCATTTGGAGATTCTGGGCGAAGGGATTGTGGTGGCAGGCGCATCCGTTCTCTTTGTCGGCGGCGCCCAACGGTCGGTCGCTGCGCATCACCGTGCGCGGCCTCGGCGACGCCTCGGCCGAACTGCCGCGATTGCGCCGGGGGACCAGGGTCAGTTTCGAGGGCCCCTACGGACTCTTCACCGAAAACGCTCGCACCTCGCCCCGCGTGGTGTTGATCGCCGCCGGCATTGGCGTGGCGCCGATTCGGTCGCTGCTTGAGACCGTGTCTTTCGCTCCCGGCAACGCCACGGTGATTCTTCGGTCCCACGCAGCCGGCGACACCTACCTCGTCGACGAATTAACGGACCTGTGCCGGGTGCGCGGGGCAGAGCTGCGCATCATTGCCGGCAGAAGGCCCGAGGGCATCAGCAGCTGGCTCCCCGCCGACGCCGCTCGGGCCGGAACCACCCTCCGCACGATCGTGCCCGAAATCAAGCACTCCGACATCTACATCTGCGGGCCGCGGCCCTGGACCGACGCCGTCGTGCGGGACGCCCGTTCTGGCGGAGTTCCCAAGGAGCAGATCCACTACGAAAGGTTTGACTGGTGA